A genomic stretch from Alteribacter keqinensis includes:
- a CDS encoding YuiA family protein: MAFPKHRLKPGECGYCTGKGYFQLLLGGSETCDRCHGTGRQYQKR, encoded by the coding sequence ATGGCATTTCCAAAGCATCGTCTAAAGCCTGGTGAGTGTGGATATTGTACAGGAAAAGGGTATTTCCAATTGCTGCTTGGTGGTTCAGAAACATGCGACCGTTGTCACGGTACCGGAAGACAATACCAGAAGCGATAA
- a CDS encoding divergent PAP2 family protein: MTELLTNFPLWAALSAILLAQFIKVPLQYIASRRFDWTLLTSTGGMPSSHSGAVTALATAIALQEGLGSPFFAIAAIFGIIVMFDATGVRWHAGEQATVVNQLVTDFNKIMEEMKAWPTKEEKEKQKELKELLGHQPIEVFFGGVLGIVLTFILHALVF; this comes from the coding sequence TTGACTGAATTACTCACGAACTTTCCTCTTTGGGCCGCTTTGAGCGCGATCCTTTTAGCGCAATTTATAAAAGTACCCCTGCAATATATTGCATCCAGAAGGTTTGACTGGACACTTTTAACAAGTACCGGGGGAATGCCGAGTTCCCACTCAGGTGCTGTTACGGCTCTTGCTACAGCAATCGCCCTGCAGGAAGGTCTTGGTTCTCCATTCTTTGCCATCGCAGCGATATTTGGAATTATCGTGATGTTTGATGCAACCGGCGTCCGCTGGCATGCGGGCGAACAGGCTACTGTCGTAAATCAGCTTGTAACGGATTTTAATAAAATAATGGAGGAAATGAAAGCATGGCCGACAAAGGAAGAAAAAGAGAAGCAAAAAGAACTCAAGGAACTTCTCGGTCATCAGCCTATTGAAGTATTCTTCGGAGGTGTTCTCGGAATTGTCCTGACCTTCATTCTTCATGCCCTGGTTTTTTAA
- a CDS encoding leucyl aminopeptidase → MKISWNEKWDRGSDETVVYGMFSDQREDLGSMDESLAQVLQSVQEKHPAWSDAGSIHILMARAGDVVIAGLGKKENWSVKKAERTGASLYRFLAKEKVNSSLLLIDSFGGGVDCYAQFAAGLELGSYEVDTYKQNHKRKAELHVKVFSESRKSIETAVQSGLVQGKATNEARRLVNTPANFMTPSILAEEALRLGSEYDVEVDVYGKEEIESMEMGALLAVAKGSDEPPRFITMKYRGNPDSQEWDAALVGKGLTYDSGGYSLKTRDGMKTMKMDMGGAATVLGAMRIIMEEKPSVNVMAVIPSTENLINGQALKPGDVITSMSGKTIEVLNTDAEGRLILADAVTYARQAGAKAIIDVATLTGAAVVALGSVMTAAITNDVDLMSEVHDASERAGERVWSLPNDEDYKDMVKKSDVADLNNSPGRQAGTITAGLFIGEFAEDTPWVHLDIAGTAWQEGRTAVGPRGGTGTMVRTIAETVMNIGKR, encoded by the coding sequence ATGAAAATTTCCTGGAATGAAAAATGGGACAGAGGATCGGACGAGACTGTTGTTTACGGCATGTTCAGTGATCAAAGAGAAGACTTGGGCAGTATGGATGAATCATTGGCTCAGGTGCTGCAAAGTGTGCAGGAAAAGCATCCAGCCTGGAGTGATGCAGGCAGCATTCATATTTTGATGGCAAGAGCAGGAGATGTAGTTATAGCAGGTTTGGGAAAAAAAGAGAACTGGTCTGTGAAAAAAGCAGAACGGACCGGCGCTTCACTCTACCGCTTTTTAGCAAAGGAAAAAGTAAATTCAAGTTTGCTGCTGATTGATTCTTTCGGAGGCGGTGTGGACTGTTACGCGCAATTTGCTGCAGGCCTGGAGCTGGGCTCATACGAAGTTGATACATATAAACAAAATCATAAAAGAAAGGCAGAGCTGCACGTAAAGGTGTTTTCAGAATCCCGGAAGAGTATTGAAACAGCAGTACAAAGCGGTCTTGTTCAGGGAAAGGCCACAAACGAAGCGAGGCGGCTCGTTAACACCCCGGCTAATTTTATGACGCCGTCCATTCTTGCAGAAGAGGCCCTGAGGCTTGGGAGTGAGTACGATGTGGAGGTTGATGTCTACGGTAAAGAGGAAATCGAGTCTATGGAAATGGGGGCACTGCTGGCTGTTGCTAAAGGTTCGGATGAGCCTCCGCGGTTTATAACGATGAAGTATCGGGGAAATCCTGACTCACAGGAATGGGATGCAGCTCTTGTAGGCAAAGGGCTCACCTATGATTCCGGAGGGTATTCCCTAAAAACCCGTGATGGGATGAAGACAATGAAGATGGATATGGGAGGTGCCGCCACGGTTCTGGGAGCGATGCGGATTATTATGGAAGAGAAGCCGTCAGTAAACGTGATGGCAGTCATTCCTTCTACCGAAAACCTGATTAACGGTCAGGCGTTAAAACCAGGCGATGTCATCACGTCAATGAGCGGAAAAACAATCGAAGTGTTAAATACAGATGCAGAAGGACGTTTAATTCTGGCTGATGCAGTAACCTATGCCAGACAGGCAGGTGCCAAAGCGATCATTGATGTAGCCACTCTCACAGGGGCGGCAGTAGTGGCACTGGGAAGTGTGATGACAGCTGCAATAACGAATGATGTGGACCTTATGAGCGAGGTACATGATGCGAGTGAGCGGGCGGGCGAGCGTGTCTGGTCCCTGCCGAATGATGAGGACTATAAGGATATGGTGAAAAAATCGGATGTGGCAGACCTTAATAATTCTCCGGGTCGGCAGGCGGGTACAATTACAGCAGGCTTGTTTATTGGAGAATTTGCTGAAGACACACCTTGGGTTCATCTTGATATTGCAGGTACCGCATGGCAGGAGGGCAGAACTGCTGTGGGACCACGCGGCGGGACAGGAACGATGGTAAGGACAATAGCTGAGACGGTTATGAATATTGGAAAAAGGTAA
- a CDS encoding 3D domain-containing protein — protein MKKMLTAVRRAGKGLLITTLLIGALMATFINLTNVKPDDISRWLEQRQENRIDEVEVNGAVNRTVYNRSRELPSIQAVKTWNLYETNGGPPAETLENSRDWTQYPSHSVVATGYTAGVESTGKTEEHPQYGITYSGVKVKRDLYSTIAADPSVFPIGTILYIPGYGFGVVADTGSAIKGNKIDLYYETVDDVYSQWGKQTINVYVVEKGDGRLSEQDLINLNEDEAVQVFRDVN, from the coding sequence GTGAAAAAGATGCTTACTGCTGTAAGAAGAGCAGGAAAGGGTCTGTTAATTACAACCTTACTTATCGGTGCGCTGATGGCCACTTTTATAAACCTTACGAATGTAAAGCCGGACGATATCAGCCGCTGGCTTGAACAACGCCAGGAAAACCGGATTGATGAAGTTGAAGTAAATGGTGCGGTAAATAGAACTGTCTACAATCGTTCAAGAGAGTTGCCTTCTATACAGGCTGTGAAGACGTGGAACCTTTACGAGACAAACGGAGGACCACCTGCAGAAACATTGGAAAACTCCCGGGATTGGACACAGTATCCTTCTCACTCTGTCGTTGCTACCGGTTATACAGCCGGAGTGGAGTCTACAGGAAAGACAGAGGAACACCCCCAATATGGCATTACTTACAGCGGGGTCAAAGTAAAGCGGGATCTTTATTCTACAATCGCAGCTGACCCGAGTGTATTTCCTATAGGAACCATTCTCTATATTCCTGGTTATGGATTCGGAGTTGTTGCTGATACCGGTTCTGCTATAAAAGGAAACAAAATTGACTTATACTACGAAACAGTCGACGACGTCTATTCTCAATGGGGCAAACAAACCATTAATGTTTACGTTGTTGAAAAAGGTGACGGGCGTCTGAGTGAGCAGGATCTGATTAATTTAAATGAAGACGAAGCTGTTCAGGTATTTCGTGACGTAAATTAA
- a CDS encoding AbgT family transporter has protein sequence MGKNNKNGLLMRSLDGIERTGNKLPHPVTLFAIFALMVILASGLFSALGTSVQHPDPEEGIIEVNSLMNAEGIRYIFESAVDNFVGFAPLGTVLVTMLGIGIAERSGLISAALRGLVMSVPNQLITAALVFGGIMSSMAADAGYVVLTPLGAVLFAGLGRHPLAGLAAAFAGVSAGFSANLLPTSLDPLLGNLTIAAAEIVDPAYAEGMNIAMNYYFMIVSVIVLTIVGTLITEKIVEPRLGKYEGGIGDEPDKLNATERKGLKAAGLSFIVTMGAIALLVVPEWAPLRDPDSDLIVSLAPFLESLVPVILLMFFIPGYVYGRVTNEIKSDKDVANQMSDTMAAMGMYVVLAFVAGQFVAYFAETNLGLVMSVKGAELLQGLGLEDAGILLLIAFIIVAGFINLFIGSASAKWALMAPVFVPLMMMMGISPEATQLAYRIADSTTNVISPLMPYFAIVIAFAQKYDKKVGIGTLIATMLPYSIAFTIMWIVMFIVWILTGMPLGPNAPVMYP, from the coding sequence ATGGGGAAGAACAATAAAAACGGACTTCTCATGAGGTCTCTGGATGGTATTGAGCGTACAGGTAACAAGCTTCCGCACCCTGTCACGCTTTTTGCAATCTTTGCCCTTATGGTCATCCTGGCGTCAGGGTTATTCTCTGCCCTTGGTACGTCTGTTCAACACCCGGATCCCGAGGAAGGCATTATTGAAGTCAACAGTTTGATGAATGCTGAGGGGATCCGTTATATCTTTGAAAGTGCCGTTGATAACTTCGTCGGCTTCGCACCACTTGGAACTGTGCTTGTTACAATGCTTGGTATTGGTATTGCTGAACGTTCCGGACTAATTTCCGCAGCGCTTCGCGGACTTGTCATGAGCGTTCCGAACCAGCTGATTACAGCCGCACTCGTTTTTGGCGGTATTATGTCCAGTATGGCAGCTGATGCCGGTTATGTGGTCCTCACACCACTTGGGGCAGTCCTTTTTGCGGGGCTCGGAAGACACCCTCTTGCCGGACTTGCCGCAGCCTTTGCAGGTGTTTCGGCAGGCTTCAGTGCGAACCTGCTTCCGACTTCACTTGATCCGCTGCTCGGTAATTTAACGATTGCTGCAGCTGAAATTGTGGACCCGGCTTACGCAGAGGGCATGAACATTGCCATGAACTATTACTTCATGATCGTGAGTGTAATCGTGCTTACGATTGTTGGTACACTGATTACTGAAAAGATCGTAGAGCCGCGTCTTGGTAAATATGAAGGCGGAATCGGTGATGAGCCGGACAAGCTTAATGCGACTGAAAGAAAAGGTCTTAAAGCAGCAGGTCTTTCCTTTATTGTTACTATGGGAGCCATCGCGTTGCTTGTTGTCCCTGAATGGGCACCTTTACGTGACCCGGACAGCGATTTAATTGTCTCACTGGCCCCTTTCCTTGAATCTCTCGTTCCTGTAATCCTGCTTATGTTCTTTATACCGGGTTACGTTTACGGACGTGTAACAAATGAGATTAAGTCAGACAAAGATGTAGCCAATCAAATGTCCGATACGATGGCTGCCATGGGAATGTACGTGGTACTAGCTTTCGTTGCCGGTCAGTTTGTGGCTTACTTCGCAGAAACCAACCTCGGACTTGTTATGAGTGTGAAAGGTGCGGAGTTGCTTCAGGGTCTCGGCCTTGAGGATGCGGGCATACTGCTTTTAATTGCTTTCATCATTGTGGCAGGTTTCATTAACCTGTTTATCGGAAGTGCGTCGGCAAAATGGGCTCTTATGGCTCCGGTTTTCGTACCGCTTATGATGATGATGGGAATTTCACCGGAAGCGACTCAGCTCGCCTACCGAATTGCCGATTCCACAACAAACGTCATTTCACCACTGATGCCGTACTTCGCCATCGTTATCGCCTTTGCGCAGAAGTATGATAAAAAGGTGGGAATTGGAACCCTTATTGCAACTATGCTTCCATATTCGATTGCTTTTACAATAATGTGGATTGTCATGTTTATCGTATGGATTTTAACCGGTATGCCGCTTGGACCAAATGCTCCGGTAATGTACCCTTAA
- a CDS encoding TRAP transporter small permease, protein MTILKKADAMLHWVEKFILSWSIIVIAIMTVGNVISRELTGSSWAFSQEISRLAVIMATFMGISYAARKGRHITMSAFFDLSPKIVKKALSILNPLVSAIVLFVIAYFAYEYMMSTYASGRTTAALQIPIWIMVMFVPLGLVLGGIQFLRNMWVNIVNEEVYLAQDKKDYDEQ, encoded by the coding sequence GTGACCATTTTAAAAAAAGCAGATGCCATGCTCCATTGGGTTGAGAAGTTTATTCTGAGCTGGTCAATTATTGTGATTGCAATTATGACTGTCGGAAATGTGATCAGTCGTGAACTCACCGGATCAAGCTGGGCTTTCTCCCAGGAAATCAGCAGACTTGCGGTAATCATGGCTACGTTTATGGGAATCAGTTATGCTGCCAGGAAAGGGAGACACATTACGATGTCGGCTTTCTTTGATTTATCTCCAAAGATCGTGAAAAAGGCACTATCCATATTGAATCCTCTGGTTTCAGCTATCGTCCTCTTTGTTATTGCGTACTTTGCCTATGAGTATATGATGTCCACCTATGCTTCGGGTCGTACAACAGCCGCACTTCAAATTCCAATCTGGATTATGGTTATGTTTGTTCCGCTGGGTCTGGTTCTCGGGGGCATTCAATTTCTTAGAAACATGTGGGTCAACATTGTGAATGAGGAAGTGTATCTGGCGCAGGACAAAAAAGATTATGACGAACAATAA
- a CDS encoding YuiB family protein yields MISIPQLIISIVLFLVLFFGIGFILNMLLRSTWVMAVIYPIVVIFIIDSVGFFTYFTSPGMAFSELGQSFVNLKLADIIVLSAGMAGAILSGITIRMLRERGYQMF; encoded by the coding sequence ATGATTAGTATACCGCAACTCATAATTTCAATTGTCCTTTTCCTGGTACTGTTTTTTGGAATCGGATTTATATTAAATATGCTGCTTCGTTCCACCTGGGTGATGGCAGTGATCTACCCGATCGTCGTTATTTTCATTATAGACAGTGTTGGATTTTTCACCTATTTCACATCTCCGGGGATGGCCTTTTCAGAGCTTGGCCAGTCGTTTGTTAATCTTAAACTTGCGGACATTATCGTTTTGTCGGCAGGGATGGCAGGAGCAATTCTTTCCGGGATTACGATCCGTATGCTGCGTGAACGTGGATATCAAATGTTTTAA